The following coding sequences lie in one Zingiber officinale cultivar Zhangliang chromosome 2B, Zo_v1.1, whole genome shotgun sequence genomic window:
- the LOC122046011 gene encoding thioredoxin-like protein Clot, whose translation MPLEILDATLSDFDRVFEGFQGAKTSQPALKFLLFLADKDPSTKLSWCPDCNVAEPVIYKKLEASSSNVGLLRAYVGDRPTWRNPSHPWRVDPRFKLKGVPTLIRWEKDAIAGRLEDYEAHVEAKINELCNRCCECNTQTFLLNNVAFTLEKGSVAKLF comes from the exons ATGCCGCTCGAAATCTTGGACGCTACCCTCTCCGATTTCGATCGAGTTTTCGAGGGATTCCAGGGTGCGAAAACCTCCCAACCGGCGCTCAAGTTTCTACTCTTCTTGGCCGACAAAGACCCATCGACCAAGCTTAGCTGGTGCCCTG ATTGCAATGTTGCCGAGCCTGTAATATACAAAAAGCTGGAAGCATCAAGCAGCAATGTGGGACTTCTGAGAGCATATGTTGGAGATAGACCTACATGGAGAAACCCCAGTCATCCATGGAGGGTGGACCCTCGATTCAAGCTCAAGGGTGTGCCCACGCTCATTCGCTGGGAGAAGGATGCAATAGCTGGACGCCTGGAGGATTATGAGGCTCATGTTGAGGCGAAGATTAATGAACTCTGTAATAGATGTTGCGAGTGTAACACCCAAACTTTCCTTCTGAATAACGTAGCATTCACCCTGGAGAAGGGGAGTGTTGCAAaactattttaa